A region from the Bombyx mori chromosome 15, ASM3026992v2 genome encodes:
- the LOC692991 gene encoding glycine--tRNA ligase (The RefSeq protein has 2 substitutions compared to this genomic sequence) codes for MRHVLSLVYKCSVFSKQVTVFSNHLRLSHSQQWGSNKLHRKIKIPNPFREIIMADPKIEEILAPLRANVKEQGDLVRKLKEEKAPEIDIKKAVAELKTRKKILEDKELSLAPAEDLFDRAKMEDLIKRRFFYDQSFAIYGGITGQFDFGPMGCALKSNMIHLWKKFFILQEQMLEVECSILTPEPVLKASGHVERFADLMTKDIKTGECFRLDHLIKGHLEKIKSDKNTKIELKAEIEDILIKLDGMNADEMSALMKRFEMKSPISGNDLTPPIEFNLMFNTQIGPSGLVKGFLRPETAQGILVNFKRLLEFNQGRLPFAAAQIGNSFRNEISPRSGLLRVREFTMCEIEHFCDVKEHPKFESVKNTQMLLYSADNQEQGKPAELTTIGDAVSKGIVNNETLGYFMARIHMYMLAVGIDPKRLRFRQHMGNEMAHYACDCWDAECLSSYGWIECVGCADRSAYDLTQHTKATGIRLAAEKKLPAPKQIEVVEAIANKAAIGKAFKKDSQAINDTLATLDNAALEEMQKELDSNGEYTLITARGEFKLTPSLVNVKKTQKTIHVEEIIPSVIEPSFGVGRILYCILEHNFRMREGDEQRTYFSLPPTVAPMKCVVLPLSGNAEFQPFVRDLSQELITVDVSHKVDDSSGSIGRRYARTDELGVPYAVTVDFDTIKEPHTVTLRERDSMRQVRLPMADVPTVVRDLSNSKILWSDVEQKYPKLEQQETVKGTSV; via the coding sequence ATGAGACACGTTCTGTCACTAGTTTATAAGTGTAGTGTATTTAGTAAACAAGTCACAGTCTTCAGTAATCATTTACGTCTTTCACACAGTCAGCAGTGGGGCAGCAATAAGCTTCATCGAAAGATTAAAATACCGAATCCTTTTCGAGAAATCATTATGGCCGATCCTAAGATTGAAGAAATCCTCGCTCCTTTGAGAGCTAATGTGAAAGAACAAGGCGATTTGGTTAGAAAACTTAAAGAAGAAAAAGCACCCGAAATTGATATAAAGAAGGCAGTCGCTGAATTAAAAACTAGGAAGAAGATATTAGAAGACAAAGAGCTGAGCCTCGCACCCGCGGAAGATTTGTTTGACCGTGCTAAAATGGAAGATCTAATTAAAAGGCGCTTTTTCTATGACCAGTCTTTTGCTATATATGGTGGAATTACTGGCCAGTTTGATTTTGGTCCTATGGGATGTGCACTTAAGAGTAACATGATCCACTTATGGAAGAAGTTTTTTATTCTTCAGGAACAAATGTTAGAGGTAGAATGCTCAATTCTTACTCCAGAACCTGTACTCAAAGCCTCAGGTCATGTGGAGAGATTTGCAGACTTGATGACCAAGGATATTAAAACAGGTGAGTGCTTCCGGCTTGACCATTTAATTAAAGGACACCTTGAAAAAATCAAATCTGATAAGAACACCAAAATTGAATTGAAGGCAGAGATTGAAGATATTCTTATAAAACTAGATGGAATGAATGCTGACGAGATGTCAGCCTTGATGAAAAGATTTGAAATGAAATCACCTATTAGTGGAAATGATTTAACTCCTCCAATAGAATTTAACCTAATGTTTAACACACAAATAGGCCCATCAGGCTTAGTAAAAGGTTTTCTAAGGCCCGAAACAGCTCAAGGCATTTTTGTTAACTTCAAACGTCTTTTAGAGTTCAATCAAGGACGTTTACCATTTGCAGCTGCACAAATAGGAAATTCCTTCAGAAATGAAATTTCACCTCGATCAGGTCTCCTCAGAGTTAGAGAATTTACTATGTGTGAAATTGAGCATTTTTGTGATGTTAAAGAGCATCCAAAGTTTGAATCTGTAAAAAACACTCAGATGCTATTGTATTCTGCTGATAATCAGGAACAAGGTAAACCTGCAGAGCTAACAACCATTGGAGATGCTGTATCGAAAGGCATTGTTAATAATGAAACACTTGGGTATTTCATGGCAAGAATTCACATGTATATGTTGGCTGTTGGTATTGATCCTAAGAGACTGAGATTCAGACAGCACATGGGCAATGAAATGGCTCACTATGCATGTGACTGTTGGGATGCAGAGTGTCTGAGTAGCTATGGCTGGATCGAGTGTGTTGGATGTGCTGATAGATCAGCTTATGATTTAACACAACACACAAAAGCTACTGGAATCAGATTGGCTGCAGAAAAGAAACTTCCAGCTCCAAAACAGATAGAAGTTGTTGAAGCCATTGCCAACAAGGCAGCCATTGGAAAGGCATTTAAAAAAGATTCCCAAGCCATTAATGATACTTTGGCTACATTAGACAACGCTGCTTTAGAAGAGATGCAAAAAGAACTTGACAGTAATGGTGAATACACGCTTATTACTGCTAGAGGAGAATTCAAACTAACTCCCAGCCTTGTGAATGTTAAGAAGACTCAAAAAACAATTCATGTAGAGGAAATTATACCAAGTGTCATTGAACCTTCATTTGGTGTTGGTAGAATTTTATACTGCATTTTAGAACATAACTTTAGGATGAGGGAGGGAGATGAACAAAGAACATATTTTTCACTTCCACCAACAGTTGCTCCCATGAAATGTGTTGTTCTACCCTTGAGTGGTAATGCAGAATTCCAGCCATTCGTAAGAGATCTTTCTCAAGAGCTGATCACAGTTGATGTTTCTCATAAGGTTGATGACTCCTCAGGTTCAATCGGCCGTCGTTATGCCAGAACTGATGAACTGGGAGTGCCTTATGCCGTGACTGTCGATTTTGATACAATTAAAGAACCCCACACAGTCACCCTTAGAGAAAGGGATAGTATGAGGCAAGTAAGATTGCCCATGGCAGATGTTCCCACAGTTGTAAGGGATTTATCTAATAGCAAAATATTGTGGTCTGATGTTGAGCAGAAATATCCTAAGTTTGAACAACAAGAAACTGTGAAAGGTACATCTGTGTAA